A single window of Magnetococcus marinus MC-1 DNA harbors:
- a CDS encoding HAD-IIB family hydrolase codes for MNTYANPLYLILISPHGLIRGENLELGRDADTGGQTKYVVELARALAQRPEVGRVDLLTRRVVDAQLSSDYAEPVERLSDKARIVRIECGGLAYLPKEQLWDSLDNYADNALAYIHEQPHMPHLIHTHYADAGYVGAHLCSMLEIPLIHTGHSLGRSKRKRLLAGGLARQEIEAIYNISRRIDAEERTLAAASSVVVSTHQEIQGQYVLYDYYQPDQMQVIPPGTDLNKFYAPQGDEAQSDIAKQLARFLTHPDKPIILALSRPDPRKNITTLVEAYGQSPQLQEMANLVIIAGNRDDIRDMDAGAQEVLTSLLMTMDLYDLYGKMAMPKHHQADDVPQLYRLAALSKGVFVNPALIEPFGLTLIEAAACGLPLVATEDGGPIDIVSNCKNGLLIDPLDGEAIAQALMDILSDQGQWQRFAQAGQQGVRAHYSWQAHVEKYLAMIQPLVEGSRPLQRMCLSRRPAHYREAAIITDLDQNLLGDDTSLSAFVALMRQYRKQVSFGIATGRNLESALSVMRKHKIPQPDVIMANLGTEVYYAPDLLLDSAWKKHINHLWFRHEIVEILSQVPGLSMQPKGSQSPFKISYYMDPNVAPDLQEINRILHQQEQTVNVIFSRGQFLDILPHRASKGYALRWVSAQLDIPLENMLVAGGSGADEDMMRGNTQAVVVGNRHDEELSTLAEVDKIYFAQQSYAAGIIEAIDHYDFFGTGKGAAS; via the coding sequence ATGAATACCTATGCTAACCCGCTTTACCTCATTTTAATCAGTCCTCATGGCCTTATCCGAGGTGAAAATCTTGAGTTAGGACGTGACGCCGATACCGGCGGGCAAACCAAATATGTGGTGGAATTGGCCCGCGCTTTGGCCCAGCGGCCAGAAGTCGGGCGGGTAGATCTGCTCACCCGCCGGGTGGTGGATGCCCAACTGAGCAGCGATTATGCCGAGCCCGTGGAGAGGCTTTCAGATAAAGCCCGCATTGTGCGCATCGAGTGCGGCGGCTTGGCTTATCTGCCCAAGGAGCAGTTGTGGGATAGCTTGGATAACTATGCCGATAATGCGCTGGCCTATATCCATGAACAGCCCCATATGCCCCATCTTATCCATACACACTATGCCGATGCCGGTTATGTGGGGGCGCATCTGTGCAGCATGTTAGAGATTCCACTGATCCACACGGGGCACTCTTTGGGGCGCAGCAAGCGCAAGCGACTGTTGGCCGGTGGGCTGGCCCGTCAGGAGATCGAGGCCATCTATAACATCAGCCGCCGTATTGATGCCGAAGAGCGTACCCTGGCGGCGGCCTCTAGCGTGGTGGTGAGTACCCATCAGGAGATTCAAGGCCAGTATGTTTTATATGACTATTACCAGCCCGATCAAATGCAGGTGATACCGCCGGGCACCGATCTTAATAAATTTTATGCGCCCCAGGGTGACGAAGCCCAAAGTGACATCGCCAAACAGTTGGCCCGCTTTTTAACCCATCCTGACAAACCCATTATCCTCGCCCTCTCCCGACCGGACCCACGCAAAAACATCACCACCCTGGTGGAGGCGTATGGCCAGTCACCCCAACTGCAAGAGATGGCAAATCTGGTGATTATCGCAGGCAATCGCGACGATATTCGGGATATGGACGCCGGTGCGCAAGAGGTGCTCACCAGCCTGCTCATGACCATGGATCTCTACGATCTCTACGGTAAAATGGCCATGCCCAAGCACCATCAGGCTGACGATGTTCCCCAGCTCTACCGCTTGGCGGCGCTTTCTAAGGGTGTATTTGTTAACCCTGCCTTGATCGAGCCTTTTGGGCTAACGCTAATCGAAGCGGCGGCTTGCGGATTGCCCCTTGTGGCCACCGAGGATGGCGGGCCGATTGATATTGTTTCCAATTGCAAAAATGGCCTGCTCATAGACCCGTTGGATGGGGAGGCCATTGCGCAGGCATTGATGGATATACTCAGCGATCAAGGGCAGTGGCAGCGTTTTGCTCAAGCGGGGCAGCAGGGGGTGCGTGCCCATTATTCATGGCAGGCCCATGTGGAAAAATATCTGGCCATGATCCAGCCCTTGGTTGAGGGTAGTAGGCCGCTCCAGCGTATGTGCTTGAGCCGCAGACCGGCCCACTATCGAGAGGCGGCCATTATTACGGATCTGGATCAAAACCTGTTGGGAGATGATACCTCGCTGAGTGCATTTGTGGCCTTAATGCGGCAGTATCGTAAGCAGGTGAGTTTTGGCATCGCCACCGGGCGCAATCTGGAGAGCGCCTTGAGTGTCATGCGCAAACACAAAATACCCCAGCCCGATGTAATTATGGCCAATTTAGGAACCGAGGTCTATTACGCCCCTGATCTGCTGCTGGATAGTGCCTGGAAAAAACATATCAATCACCTGTGGTTCCGTCATGAAATTGTGGAAATACTCAGCCAGGTACCCGGTTTGAGTATGCAGCCTAAGGGTAGCCAGTCACCCTTTAAAATCAGCTACTATATGGATCCCAATGTGGCCCCCGATCTTCAGGAGATCAACCGTATTTTGCACCAACAGGAGCAGACGGTGAATGTCATTTTTTCACGGGGGCAGTTTTTGGACATTCTGCCGCACCGTGCTTCAAAGGGGTATGCGCTGCGTTGGGTTTCGGCGCAGTTGGACATCCCCTTGGAGAATATGTTGGTGGCCGGTGGTTCAGGGGCCGATGAAGATATGATGCGGGGTAATACCCAAGCGGTGGTGGTGGGCAACCGTCATGATGAGGAGCTCTCGACCCTGGCTGAGGTTGATAAAATCTATTTTGCGCAGCAGAGTTATGCGGCGGGTATTATCGAGGCCATTGACCACTATGACTTTTTTGGTACGGGCAAAGGGGCGGCATCATGA
- a CDS encoding class I SAM-dependent methyltransferase: MYDETNTQNYYADQETAAQFEQKRFYGAFGRYLKAHDADFYANNPKVAYATCHTALELGAGSGRITEAMVSRQPHLQITATDRSEPMLAQLKQRPGLAQAGQRLIIRCTPAEALAHEPTSYDLVYFARLLMHIKDWQSFLQIAAGLSRNYLLFDFPPSASLGSWGRSVLDRSRHGAQHHDKYHTYNIAQVRQVLHEVGFELVWLYRPFVLPIPVHLKIGWPNGSLAIERAFKWFGLQRLLGAPAHMVARRITPPSPTP, encoded by the coding sequence ATGTATGACGAAACAAACACCCAAAATTACTATGCGGACCAAGAGACAGCGGCTCAATTTGAGCAGAAACGTTTCTACGGAGCCTTTGGTCGCTATCTCAAGGCGCATGATGCCGACTTTTACGCCAATAACCCCAAGGTAGCCTATGCCACCTGCCACACCGCCCTAGAGTTGGGGGCCGGTTCGGGCCGCATTACCGAAGCTATGGTGAGCCGCCAGCCCCACCTACAGATCACCGCCACCGACCGCTCCGAGCCAATGTTAGCGCAGCTTAAACAGCGTCCAGGCTTGGCCCAGGCTGGGCAGCGTTTGATCATCCGTTGCACACCCGCCGAGGCGTTGGCCCATGAGCCCACCAGCTACGATCTGGTCTATTTTGCCCGCTTGCTGATGCATATAAAGGATTGGCAGAGCTTTCTTCAAATTGCCGCCGGTTTAAGCCGCAACTATCTCCTCTTCGATTTTCCCCCCTCCGCCAGCCTGGGTAGTTGGGGCCGCTCGGTGCTGGATCGTTCCCGTCATGGTGCCCAGCACCACGATAAATACCACACCTACAATATAGCCCAGGTGCGACAGGTTTTACACGAGGTCGGTTTTGAACTGGTCTGGTTATATCGCCCCTTTGTGCTGCCTATCCCAGTGCATCTTAAAATAGGGTGGCCGAACGGCTCGCTTGCCATAGAGCGCGCCTTTAAATGGTTTGGCCTACAACGTCTGCTGGGGGCCCCAGCCCATATGGTGGCCCGCCGTATCACCCCACCGTCGCCAACCCCATAA
- a CDS encoding delta-class carbonic anhydrase: MKTSFRIWTLMVSISALSLSFSSPLFAKSAHEEPMDAAHHAATPVHGAACVGFGPQAPRDIDAVEGSNARLFSFAPSKEQMNLCNIHFHTHAEHKAKAFSIFAGAGEHGHGGGYQCAISQSLSPEELTMPKENHCGGVKPGDTLEVHWVYTSCDVKPGKGLGSCLSEGCSNPNLRVESQVFAVVNDANALDFDSMDYDGTVRNGYHQAKSIPDNTGTPVQFLGSTTGPKYTEQSCSPMQVTWSVRPECAKIDITSLSRWCGENAFAEEHAHGVRTLVTNPALLSTIP; this comes from the coding sequence ATGAAAACTTCTTTTAGAATTTGGACTTTGATGGTTTCCATCTCGGCTTTGTCGCTATCTTTTTCTAGCCCACTCTTTGCGAAGTCTGCCCATGAAGAGCCCATGGATGCGGCGCATCATGCTGCTACGCCGGTGCACGGTGCGGCGTGTGTGGGTTTTGGTCCCCAGGCCCCACGGGATATTGATGCGGTCGAGGGCAGCAACGCACGTCTCTTCTCTTTTGCCCCCAGTAAGGAGCAGATGAACCTGTGCAATATCCATTTTCACACCCATGCCGAGCATAAGGCCAAGGCCTTTTCTATCTTTGCTGGTGCGGGTGAGCATGGTCATGGGGGCGGTTATCAGTGTGCCATCAGCCAATCCCTTAGTCCTGAAGAGTTGACCATGCCCAAGGAGAACCATTGTGGCGGGGTTAAGCCGGGCGATACCCTTGAGGTGCATTGGGTTTATACGTCGTGCGATGTCAAGCCGGGCAAGGGTTTGGGGTCATGCCTTTCTGAAGGGTGCAGCAACCCCAACCTACGGGTGGAATCCCAGGTATTTGCCGTGGTCAATGATGCCAATGCGCTGGATTTTGACAGCATGGATTATGATGGTACGGTTCGTAATGGCTACCATCAAGCCAAGTCGATTCCCGACAACACCGGCACCCCGGTACAGTTTTTGGGTTCGACCACGGGGCCTAAATACACGGAGCAGAGCTGTTCGCCCATGCAGGTTACCTGGAGCGTTCGCCCAGAGTGCGCCAAGATTGATATCACCAGTCTGAGCAGATGGTGCGGCGAGAATGCCTTTGCCGAGGAGCATGCCCACGGCGTGCGTACCCTGGTTACCAACCCCGCCTTACTCTCCACCATCCCTTAA
- a CDS encoding CRISPR-associated helicase/endonuclease Cas3, with amino-acid sequence MYQPFIAHARQGDHTIQTVDAHLYGVAALARSFAGKVGLPLTGELMGLLHDLGKYSAAFQDYIRSNLGKMDPDGDAPSAPSAKGKVDHSTAGAQLLWDHLLEQPKSPTAQRMLFQIMELCIASHHGGLMDCLTADPNHPTRNAHRQRMEKDKQQTHLPQLLPHVDAPLHQRIQQLLADPQLLESFTARYKSLCRAGSPTVVHFRFGLLTRFLFSSLLDADRLDSAEFEEPKRRDNRLSLGSAQWPALIQRLEAELCSYDRTSAVNAIRHTIADHCQSAANRPRGTYTLTVPTGGGKTLASLRFALHHAQQHKMDHIFYIIPFTTIIDQNAQTIRRILEPHPLPEGSVVLEHHSNLSEERLTWQNKLASENWDRPVVLTTMVQFLETLFGGGTRGARRMHHLANSVLIFDEIQALPLKCTHLFNNAINFLQQQCGATVLLCSATQPHLHCVNETKGAIQREANHELMPNAQQLFKDLKRVQVKSHLHAGELSLTAIAQLAQTEQQRAGSCLVVVNTKKQSRALFQLCQKSGVDGLYHLSTDMCQHHRKTIFKEIRQRLDTQQPTLCISTQLIEAGVDVDFDGVIRFAAGLDSIAQAAGRCNRHGKRPMGTLHVVMPTQAQENLSRLKEIETAKKDFQRMDKEMQNDPADLEHDLLTLKAMERYYTYKYGHYNNSMYEYLSYIIDRRQVGRDDTLLSILSDHEKANIKGEATHQDDKKTVLRQAFKQAGQIFQAIDAPTRSLLVPHAEGRSIIQQLCGWEGDYRELKKWLRQAQPYTVNLYPYTWDLLLKERSIAQTQEDSGIWYLINDAYYSDDFGLFYEPHGEKEILDV; translated from the coding sequence ATGTACCAACCCTTTATTGCCCATGCCCGCCAAGGGGATCACACCATTCAGACAGTGGATGCCCACCTTTATGGGGTTGCCGCCTTGGCCCGCAGCTTTGCGGGCAAAGTGGGCCTGCCCCTGACCGGTGAGCTCATGGGGCTATTGCATGACCTGGGCAAATACAGCGCAGCGTTTCAGGACTATATACGCAGCAACCTAGGGAAGATGGACCCTGACGGAGATGCCCCCAGCGCACCCAGCGCCAAAGGCAAGGTGGATCACTCCACAGCGGGGGCACAGTTGTTATGGGATCACCTGCTAGAGCAACCGAAAAGCCCCACCGCCCAGCGCATGCTGTTTCAGATCATGGAGCTCTGCATTGCCTCCCACCATGGCGGTTTGATGGACTGCCTAACCGCAGATCCCAACCATCCCACCCGGAATGCCCACCGTCAGCGCATGGAAAAAGATAAGCAGCAGACCCACCTGCCCCAACTCTTACCCCATGTGGATGCCCCCCTGCACCAACGCATCCAGCAGCTCTTGGCCGATCCACAGCTTCTGGAATCCTTTACGGCCCGCTATAAGAGCCTCTGTCGCGCTGGCTCTCCAACGGTTGTTCACTTCAGATTTGGGCTCCTGACCCGTTTTCTATTTAGCAGCCTGCTGGATGCCGACCGTCTCGATAGCGCCGAATTTGAGGAGCCCAAACGCCGTGATAACCGTTTAAGCCTTGGTTCAGCCCAGTGGCCAGCGCTCATCCAACGGTTAGAGGCCGAGCTATGTAGCTATGACCGCACTTCAGCGGTAAATGCCATCCGCCATACCATTGCTGACCACTGCCAGAGCGCCGCCAATCGCCCCCGTGGCACCTACACCCTGACGGTTCCAACGGGGGGTGGTAAAACCCTCGCCAGTCTGCGCTTTGCCCTGCACCATGCCCAACAGCATAAAATGGATCATATTTTCTATATTATCCCCTTCACCACCATTATTGATCAAAATGCCCAAACCATACGGCGCATCTTGGAACCCCACCCCCTGCCCGAAGGCTCTGTGGTGCTTGAACACCATAGCAACCTTAGTGAAGAGCGCTTGACATGGCAGAACAAACTCGCCAGCGAAAATTGGGATCGTCCGGTGGTACTCACCACCATGGTGCAATTTCTCGAAACGCTGTTTGGTGGGGGCACCCGTGGGGCCAGACGCATGCACCATCTGGCCAACAGTGTGCTCATATTTGATGAGATCCAGGCCCTGCCCCTTAAATGCACCCACCTATTTAACAATGCCATTAACTTTTTGCAGCAACAGTGCGGGGCAACCGTTTTACTCTGCTCCGCGACCCAGCCGCATCTACACTGTGTCAATGAGACAAAAGGGGCCATTCAAAGAGAGGCCAACCATGAGTTGATGCCCAATGCCCAGCAGCTTTTTAAAGATCTTAAACGGGTCCAAGTTAAGAGCCATCTCCACGCTGGAGAGCTATCCCTGACAGCGATCGCCCAACTGGCCCAAACCGAACAGCAGCGTGCCGGTAGTTGCCTGGTGGTGGTCAATACTAAAAAGCAGAGTCGAGCGCTGTTCCAACTCTGTCAAAAGAGCGGTGTCGACGGCCTCTACCATCTCAGTACCGACATGTGCCAGCACCACCGCAAAACCATTTTTAAAGAGATCCGCCAACGCCTCGATACACAACAACCCACACTCTGTATCAGCACCCAGCTCATCGAGGCCGGGGTGGATGTGGATTTTGACGGCGTGATCCGCTTTGCCGCCGGGCTGGATTCCATCGCCCAAGCCGCCGGGCGCTGCAACCGCCATGGCAAACGGCCCATGGGGACCCTGCATGTTGTCATGCCCACTCAAGCTCAAGAAAACCTCTCTCGTTTAAAAGAGATTGAAACGGCCAAAAAAGATTTTCAACGCATGGATAAGGAGATGCAAAACGACCCAGCCGACCTTGAACACGATCTGCTTACCCTAAAAGCGATGGAGCGCTATTATACCTATAAATATGGTCACTATAACAACAGCATGTATGAATATTTATCATACATTATTGACAGGCGACAGGTGGGCAGAGATGATACCTTATTATCTATCTTATCCGATCACGAAAAGGCTAACATTAAAGGTGAAGCGACCCACCAAGATGATAAAAAAACCGTACTGCGTCAGGCTTTTAAGCAGGCTGGGCAGATTTTTCAAGCCATTGACGCCCCGACCCGCTCGCTGTTGGTACCCCATGCGGAGGGGCGTTCGATTATCCAGCAGTTATGTGGCTGGGAAGGGGATTATAGAGAGCTTAAAAAATGGTTGCGGCAGGCTCAACCCTACACGGTTAACCTCTACCCCTACACGTGGGATCTCCTGTTAAAGGAGCGCTCTATTGCACAGACCCAGGAGGATTCTGGTATTTGGTATCTCATCAATGACGCCTATTACAGTGATGATTTTGGTCTTTTTTATGAGCCCCATGGCGAAAAGGAGATTTTAGATGTCTAG
- the cas5c gene encoding type I-C CRISPR-associated protein Cas5c, with product MSRQRNDLEFLLTARYALFTDPLTRGGGEKLSYHIPTYEALKGICKSIYWKPTLIWVIDEVRVLNRIQTQTKGVKPLKFSGGNDLSIYTYLADVAYQVRAHFEWNMHRPELARDRIEGKHFNIARRMLERGGRQDIFLGTRECQGYVEPCDFGHGEGFYDNAGELAFGHMFHGFDYADEIGKNSLHRRLWSPTMKNGYIHFPRPEDCPVHEFIRGMQAKTFDDTNLLDVEQEEALLEAQL from the coding sequence ATGTCTAGACAGAGAAACGACTTAGAGTTTTTACTCACCGCCCGCTATGCCCTGTTTACCGACCCTTTGACCCGTGGCGGCGGGGAGAAACTCTCCTACCACATTCCCACCTACGAAGCCCTAAAGGGGATCTGTAAATCCATCTATTGGAAACCCACGCTTATCTGGGTCATTGATGAGGTCAGGGTTCTCAATCGTATTCAAACCCAAACCAAGGGCGTCAAACCCCTTAAATTCAGTGGGGGTAATGATCTCTCCATCTACACCTATCTGGCTGATGTGGCCTATCAGGTGCGGGCCCATTTTGAGTGGAATATGCACCGCCCAGAGCTAGCCAGAGATCGTATCGAGGGCAAACATTTTAATATCGCCCGCCGCATGCTGGAACGGGGGGGACGCCAGGATATCTTTTTGGGTACCCGTGAGTGCCAAGGTTATGTAGAACCCTGTGATTTTGGTCATGGTGAGGGATTTTATGATAACGCGGGGGAATTGGCCTTTGGTCACATGTTCCATGGTTTTGACTATGCCGACGAGATCGGTAAAAACAGTCTGCACCGCCGCCTGTGGAGCCCAACCATGAAAAATGGCTATATCCACTTTCCCCGCCCCGAAGATTGCCCCGTGCATGAGTTTATTCGAGGGATGCAAGCCAAAACCTTTGACGATACCAACCTCTTAGATGTCGAGCAGGAAGAGGCTCTTTTGGAGGCCCAGCTATGA
- the cas8c gene encoding type I-C CRISPR-associated protein Cas8c/Csd1 has translation MSWMQMLHTTYECCKDQLGPIYHTTQQAHLEVVLDHSGTFLRAHVPSSKTDSTTLIPCSEKSAGRTSGLMNHPLADKLQYVAGDYLSFAGALSEKEQTKMMESHRLYKEALATWADSPQSHPTVKAIYAYVAQGRLVGDLVNAGILPCVEGSIPPKWQGPKEETPAIYKAVTGMPLDAFVRWRVEPAPGVCEIEPWNDPQLIQAWIDHYLALLEESAPRGTCMVTGQTDVLLAQSHPAKLRHAADKAKLISANDSSGYTYRGRFLSADEVCGVGLETTQQVHNTLRWLIEKQGYRQGDLRIVAWAVDGRTTPGILISTQELLGDNVPAETEEEDELLPTSSMGHSVDQSFGLRLGKKISGYYSQLGDLTDIVVMGIDSATPGRMSIIYYRELQQTEFLQRLEKWHSQMAWPQNFGKDSQFTGAPAPRDIAEAAYGRRLDDKLKSTTLQRILPCIIDEQPFPEDLIHAVVHRTSNRVAFDRSKTGFQWEWEKCLGIACALVRGSNLRAHIKKEYAMALEPDYTSRDYLYGRLLALADYLEEQALHAANEHRATNAARLMQRFSQRPNATWLTIYDALLPYKNRLQVNKPGLYINMMRELDNVMNLFAIADYQNDAPLKGEYLLGYHCQRAVLWAKKGDKTGTQATETE, from the coding sequence ATGAGTTGGATGCAGATGCTCCACACCACCTATGAATGCTGCAAAGATCAACTCGGCCCCATCTATCACACCACCCAGCAGGCCCATTTGGAAGTTGTGTTGGACCATTCCGGCACCTTCTTGCGGGCTCATGTTCCATCCTCCAAAACAGATTCAACCACCCTTATCCCCTGTTCAGAAAAATCAGCGGGGCGCACCAGCGGGCTTATGAACCACCCGCTCGCGGATAAGCTTCAATATGTTGCAGGGGATTATCTAAGCTTTGCTGGAGCGCTCTCTGAAAAAGAGCAAACCAAAATGATGGAGTCCCACCGCCTCTATAAAGAGGCCCTAGCCACCTGGGCGGACTCTCCCCAGAGCCACCCAACGGTTAAGGCTATCTACGCCTATGTGGCACAGGGGCGGCTGGTTGGTGATCTGGTCAATGCGGGCATTCTGCCCTGTGTCGAGGGCAGCATTCCCCCAAAATGGCAAGGCCCCAAAGAGGAGACACCGGCCATCTACAAGGCTGTTACCGGCATGCCCCTAGATGCCTTTGTACGTTGGCGGGTCGAACCGGCTCCAGGTGTGTGTGAGATTGAACCGTGGAACGATCCTCAACTTATTCAAGCTTGGATCGACCACTACCTTGCTCTACTGGAGGAGAGCGCCCCTCGTGGTACCTGCATGGTAACGGGTCAAACCGATGTGTTGTTGGCGCAATCTCATCCCGCCAAGCTGCGCCATGCCGCCGATAAAGCCAAACTGATTTCCGCTAATGATAGCAGTGGCTATACCTATCGTGGTCGTTTTTTATCTGCGGATGAGGTGTGCGGGGTGGGGTTGGAAACCACCCAGCAGGTTCACAATACACTGCGCTGGCTCATTGAAAAGCAGGGCTATCGCCAAGGTGACTTGCGCATTGTGGCCTGGGCGGTGGATGGGCGCACAACACCCGGCATTTTGATCAGTACCCAGGAACTTTTAGGAGATAACGTGCCTGCCGAGACGGAGGAAGAAGATGAACTTTTACCCACCTCTTCGATGGGCCACTCGGTTGATCAAAGCTTTGGTTTACGGTTGGGCAAAAAGATCTCCGGATATTATAGCCAGTTAGGGGACCTCACAGATATTGTGGTCATGGGTATTGACTCCGCCACCCCTGGGCGTATGAGCATCATCTATTACCGTGAACTCCAGCAAACGGAGTTTTTGCAACGCCTGGAGAAGTGGCACAGCCAGATGGCTTGGCCACAAAATTTTGGCAAAGATTCTCAATTTACAGGGGCACCCGCCCCCCGCGATATCGCCGAAGCCGCTTATGGGCGGCGTCTGGATGACAAACTAAAGAGCACCACCCTGCAACGCATCTTACCCTGCATTATAGATGAACAGCCCTTTCCCGAGGATCTCATTCACGCTGTTGTGCACCGAACCAGCAACCGTGTCGCCTTTGACCGGAGCAAAACGGGATTTCAGTGGGAGTGGGAAAAGTGCCTGGGTATCGCCTGTGCCCTGGTCCGGGGTTCAAACTTACGTGCACACATTAAAAAGGAGTATGCCATGGCTCTGGAACCCGATTACACCAGCAGAGACTACCTCTATGGGCGTCTGCTGGCACTTGCTGATTATCTGGAAGAACAAGCACTGCACGCAGCCAATGAGCACCGGGCCACCAATGCCGCCCGCCTTATGCAGCGGTTTAGCCAGCGCCCCAATGCCACATGGCTAACCATCTACGATGCCTTGTTGCCCTATAAAAACCGCTTACAGGTTAACAAACCTGGGCTCTATATCAACATGATGCGCGAGCTCGATAACGTGATGAACCTGTTTGCCATTGCCGACTACCAAAACGACGCCCCTTTAAAGGGCGAATATCTGCTGGGCTACCACTGTCAACGTGCGGTTTTGTGGGCCAAAAAGGGCGATAAAACCGGCACCCAAGCCACCGAAACTGAATAA
- the cas7c gene encoding type I-C CRISPR-associated protein Cas7/Csd2 → MSLSHKIDFAVIFAVKNANPNGDPLNGNRPRLTFDNLGEVSDVALKRKLRDRLLEGGHAIFVQSNDRNNDGATSLKDRSDKTLGSKLTSEELAQKACAQWLDVRAFGQLFAWKGTKGAGDGVSVAIRGPVTFQSAFSIAPVDISSIQITKSVNTEGDSEKKGSDTMGMKHRVDHGIYLFYGSMNPQLAQRTHFSDEDAQLIKQTLPRLFENDESTARPAGSMEVRKVLWWQHNCAAGQYSSAKVHRSLSVQHDGSYTLTNLPGLTPEELDGY, encoded by the coding sequence ATGTCACTTTCTCATAAGATTGATTTTGCCGTTATCTTTGCCGTTAAAAATGCCAACCCCAATGGGGACCCCTTGAACGGCAATCGTCCCCGTCTCACCTTTGATAATCTGGGTGAGGTGAGCGATGTCGCTCTTAAACGTAAACTACGGGATCGGTTGTTGGAGGGTGGTCACGCCATCTTTGTGCAATCCAACGACCGCAACAACGATGGTGCCACCAGCTTAAAGGATCGGTCAGATAAGACCCTGGGCTCCAAACTCACTTCGGAAGAACTTGCGCAAAAAGCGTGTGCCCAGTGGCTGGATGTGCGCGCCTTTGGACAGCTCTTTGCCTGGAAAGGTACAAAGGGAGCGGGGGATGGCGTCTCGGTGGCGATTCGCGGCCCAGTCACTTTTCAATCTGCCTTTAGTATTGCACCGGTGGATATCAGCAGCATCCAGATTACCAAGAGTGTAAACACCGAAGGGGATAGCGAGAAAAAGGGCTCCGATACCATGGGTATGAAACATCGGGTAGACCATGGTATCTATCTCTTTTACGGCAGCATGAACCCTCAATTGGCCCAGCGCACCCATTTTTCTGATGAGGACGCCCAATTGATCAAACAGACCCTGCCCCGCCTGTTTGAAAATGACGAATCCACCGCCCGACCCGCAGGCAGTATGGAGGTGCGTAAGGTGCTTTGGTGGCAACACAACTGCGCGGCGGGGCAATATTCATCGGCTAAGGTACACCGTTCGTTAAGCGTGCAACACGATGGCAGCTATACCTTAACCAATCTCCCCGGTCTCACCCCTGAAGAGTTGGATGGTTACTGA
- the cas4 gene encoding CRISPR-associated protein Cas4: MPLISAKHGAASYDEAALIPLSALQHYLFCPRQCALIHTEMVWEENLFTAEGNLLHARVDRPESENRDGLRRVYALPIRSLTLGMVGRADLVCFMADPQYPKGRPFPVEYKRGKPKKEPWDRVQLCAQALCLEESFLCAVPEGALYYGATRKRYPVIFDTPLRELTLQTIRDVHHILENQRLPAANPGKKCQNCSLNFQCQPNAKTSLGNYFYHEPSP; this comes from the coding sequence ATGCCGTTGATCTCCGCCAAGCATGGTGCCGCCTCGTATGACGAGGCGGCACTCATTCCGCTGTCGGCCTTACAGCACTATCTGTTTTGCCCGCGACAGTGCGCCTTAATCCATACGGAAATGGTGTGGGAAGAGAATCTCTTTACCGCTGAAGGCAACCTGCTGCATGCACGGGTTGATCGCCCCGAAAGCGAAAATCGCGACGGCCTGCGCCGGGTCTATGCCCTGCCCATCCGCTCTCTGACCCTGGGCATGGTGGGCCGGGCTGATCTGGTCTGCTTTATGGCCGACCCCCAATACCCCAAAGGTCGCCCCTTTCCCGTGGAGTACAAACGGGGCAAACCCAAAAAAGAGCCCTGGGATCGGGTGCAACTGTGTGCCCAGGCCCTCTGTCTGGAAGAGAGCTTTCTCTGCGCCGTGCCCGAAGGTGCCCTCTACTACGGTGCTACCCGTAAACGCTACCCGGTTATTTTTGATACCCCTCTGCGGGAGCTTACCCTGCAAACCATCCGGGATGTTCATCATATTCTTGAAAATCAGCGCCTTCCTGCGGCCAACCCAGGTAAAAAATGTCAAAACTGTTCCCTTAATTTTCAGTGCCAACCCAACGCCAAAACCAGCTTGGGCAACTATTTCTATCATGAGCCATCCCCATGA